In Phreatobacter aquaticus, a single genomic region encodes these proteins:
- a CDS encoding phosphotransferase, which yields MALTVELGDLLDTAAPPATLAEAAELARDRFGLSGTIRALTGERDRNFHIAETSGGEYVLKIVHPAEDPAVTDFQTQALRHVAMRNGTLATPRAVAPLTGTDDVVWRVPGQADRRLRCYTYLPGEPLHLTVATPSQRQALGQFLARLDQALADFRHPADNHDLLWDLKRAARARDLLADIPDPERRALPARAFDRFETTILPALAGLRTQVVHNDFNPHNILADPTAGDRIAGVIDFGDMVRAPLVQDLATACAYQIQPDGHPLAGPADLVGGFHAVLPLEPAEMAVLPGLIATRMALSIAISSWRAARHPDNAPYILRNQQAAWTGLARLDLLTPGEAQTYLAERIG from the coding sequence ATGGCCTTGACGGTCGAACTGGGCGACCTTTTGGACACGGCAGCGCCTCCCGCAACGCTCGCAGAGGCCGCGGAACTGGCCCGCGACCGCTTCGGCCTGTCGGGCACGATCCGCGCATTGACCGGCGAGCGCGACCGCAATTTTCATATCGCTGAGACCAGCGGCGGCGAATATGTCCTGAAGATCGTCCATCCCGCCGAGGACCCTGCGGTCACGGATTTCCAGACCCAGGCGCTGCGCCATGTCGCGATGCGGAACGGGACCCTAGCTACCCCGCGCGCCGTGGCGCCGCTGACAGGCACCGACGATGTCGTCTGGCGGGTTCCAGGCCAGGCCGACAGGCGGCTGCGTTGCTATACCTATCTGCCCGGCGAGCCGCTCCACCTCACGGTCGCCACCCCATCCCAGCGACAGGCCCTCGGCCAGTTCCTGGCGCGGCTTGACCAGGCCCTCGCCGATTTCCGGCACCCCGCCGACAACCATGATCTGCTCTGGGACCTGAAGCGAGCGGCCCGCGCCCGTGACCTGCTCGCCGATATTCCCGATCCCGAGCGCCGCGCCCTGCCCGCCCGCGCCTTCGACCGGTTCGAGACGACCATCCTGCCGGCGCTGGCCGGACTGCGAACCCAGGTCGTCCACAACGATTTCAACCCGCACAACATCCTCGCTGACCCAACTGCAGGCGACAGGATCGCCGGCGTCATCGACTTCGGCGACATGGTCCGCGCGCCACTGGTCCAGGATCTGGCGACCGCATGCGCCTATCAGATCCAGCCCGACGGCCACCCCTTGGCGGGCCCTGCGGATCTTGTTGGCGGATTTCATGCGGTCCTGCCGCTGGAGCCTGCCGAGATGGCGGTCCTGCCCGGCCTGATCGCGACCCGCATGGCGCTGTCCATTGCCATCAGTTCGTGGCGCGCCGCCCGCCACCCGGACAACGCCCCCTATATCCTGCGCAACCAGCAGGCCGCCTGGACCGGCCTTGCCCGGCTCGACCTGCTCACGCCCGGCGAGGCCCAGACCTATCTTGCCGAGCGGATCGGCTGA
- a CDS encoding aspartate aminotransferase family protein — protein MTMINAFNAAAADQVSETDRALIARRERLLGPAYRLFYANPVHFVRGEGVWLYDPDGNAYLDVYNNVASVGHCHPHVVAALARQSAILNTHTRYITDGILDYAERLLATFPAAIGNVMFTCTGSEANDLAYRAARAFTGGTGFIVTSLAYHGVTVAISEMSPSLGSGITLGPNIRTVPAPDLYRSGGADVGETLAAHVRGAIADMALHGIKPAALLVDTIFSSDGVFADPAGFLKPAAAAIREAGGLFIADEVQPGFGRTGEGMWGFARHGLVPDMVTMGKPMGNGHPVAGMAARPDILESFGRTTRYFNTFGGNPVSCAVGMAVLDVIESENLIANAKAVGRHMLEGLRMLAERHELIGDVRGTGLFIGVELVTDRLTRAPATDATSNLVNGLREKRILISAAGPHANVLKIRPPLVFSRDNADLFLTAMDDVLGAIAHRR, from the coding sequence ATGACCATGATCAATGCCTTCAACGCGGCCGCCGCCGATCAGGTCTCCGAGACCGACCGCGCGTTGATCGCCCGGCGCGAACGGCTCCTCGGCCCCGCCTACCGGCTGTTCTACGCCAACCCCGTCCACTTCGTACGTGGCGAAGGCGTCTGGCTCTACGACCCTGACGGCAACGCCTATCTCGACGTCTACAACAACGTCGCATCCGTCGGTCACTGTCATCCGCACGTGGTGGCGGCGCTCGCCCGCCAGTCGGCTATCCTCAACACGCACACCCGCTACATCACCGACGGCATTCTCGATTATGCCGAGCGCCTGCTGGCGACATTTCCCGCGGCGATCGGCAATGTCATGTTCACCTGCACCGGCAGCGAGGCCAATGACCTCGCCTACCGGGCGGCGCGCGCCTTCACCGGCGGCACCGGCTTCATTGTCACCAGTCTCGCCTACCACGGCGTGACGGTCGCGATTTCGGAGATGTCGCCGTCGCTCGGCAGCGGCATCACGCTTGGGCCCAACATCCGCACCGTCCCGGCACCGGACCTTTACCGCTCCGGCGGCGCCGACGTGGGCGAGACCCTGGCGGCCCATGTCCGCGGAGCAATCGCGGACATGGCGCTCCACGGCATCAAGCCAGCGGCGCTGCTCGTCGACACGATCTTCTCGAGCGACGGCGTGTTCGCCGATCCCGCAGGATTTCTCAAACCGGCGGCCGCGGCCATCCGCGAAGCCGGCGGGCTGTTCATCGCCGATGAGGTCCAGCCTGGATTCGGTCGCACCGGCGAGGGCATGTGGGGGTTCGCCCGCCACGGCCTGGTGCCGGACATGGTCACCATGGGCAAGCCGATGGGCAATGGACACCCCGTGGCCGGCATGGCGGCCCGGCCGGATATCCTCGAATCATTCGGCAGAACGACCAGGTATTTCAATACCTTCGGCGGTAATCCGGTATCCTGCGCCGTCGGAATGGCGGTTTTGGACGTGATTGAAAGCGAAAATTTGATCGCCAATGCCAAGGCCGTTGGCCGTCACATGCTGGAGGGTCTCCGCATGCTCGCTGAACGCCATGAGCTCATCGGCGACGTTCGCGGAACCGGTCTGTTCATCGGCGTCGAACTGGTAACTGACCGGTTAACTCGCGCACCTGCAACCGATGCAACCTCCAATCTCGTCAATGGGTTGCGGGAAAAGCGCATTCTGATCAGTGCCGCCGGACCGCATGCCAATGTTCTGAAGATCCGGCCACCATTGGTCTTTTCGCGCGACAATGCCGATCTTTTCTTGACCGCGATGGACGACGTCCTCGGCGCCATTGCACACCGTCGATAA
- a CDS encoding MucR family transcriptional regulator gives MNDQTQLDADDLLELTAHIVSAYVSNNKVAPESLASLIGSVDAALKGLSGAAPAPAPVELVPAVSIKKSISPDYIICLEDGKKFKSLKRHLRTVYNLSPDEYRAKWGLPPTYPMVSPNYASARSALAKASGLGQQRRGPAPVKGKAAAKGGRKAKA, from the coding sequence ATGAACGACCAGACGCAACTCGATGCGGACGACCTGCTGGAACTGACAGCTCACATCGTTTCAGCCTATGTGAGCAACAACAAGGTTGCACCGGAAAGTCTGGCGAGCCTGATCGGCAGCGTCGATGCTGCGCTCAAGGGTCTGTCGGGCGCGGCCCCTGCGCCGGCCCCGGTCGAACTGGTCCCGGCGGTGTCGATCAAGAAGTCGATCAGCCCCGACTACATCATCTGCCTCGAGGACGGAAAGAAGTTCAAGTCGCTGAAGCGGCACTTGCGCACCGTCTACAATCTGAGCCCCGACGAATACCGGGCGAAGTGGGGCCTGCCGCCGACCTATCCGATGGTTTCGCCGAACTACGCCAGCGCCCGCTCGGCCCTCGCCAAGGCATCCGGTCTTGGTCAGCAGCGCCGCGGCCCGGCCCCGGTGAAGGGCAAGGCAGCAGCCAAGGGCGGACGCAAGGCCAAGGCCTGA
- a CDS encoding glutathione S-transferase produces MKLFYSPASPFVRKVMVCAIERGLDGRIEKLSAAAHPINQDGNIKQHNPTGKVPTLIADDGMAIYDSRVICEYLDAQGTAPRLIPAEGSTRWQALVLQSAADEMLDAALLARYEAIARPENLRWSDWSDGQKTKIRTTVEDFSNASIAYLEANVDIGTIAVACSLGYLDFRFPEIDWRKGHDRLAKWFASFSERPSMKATFPTA; encoded by the coding sequence GTGAAACTGTTCTATTCCCCAGCCTCGCCTTTCGTTCGCAAGGTCATGGTCTGCGCCATCGAGCGCGGCCTCGACGGCCGGATCGAGAAACTGTCGGCTGCGGCCCATCCGATCAACCAGGACGGCAACATCAAGCAGCACAATCCGACCGGCAAGGTCCCGACCCTGATCGCCGATGACGGCATGGCCATCTACGACAGCCGGGTGATCTGCGAATATCTCGACGCACAGGGCACGGCACCGCGCCTGATCCCGGCCGAGGGTTCGACCCGCTGGCAGGCGCTTGTGCTGCAATCGGCCGCCGACGAGATGCTCGATGCCGCGCTGCTCGCCCGCTACGAGGCGATCGCACGTCCGGAGAACCTGCGCTGGTCCGACTGGAGCGACGGTCAGAAGACCAAGATCCGGACGACAGTCGAGGACTTTTCCAACGCCTCGATCGCCTATCTGGAAGCCAATGTCGACATCGGCACCATCGCGGTTGCCTGTTCGCTCGGCTATCTCGACTTCCGCTTCCCCGAGATCGACTGGCGCAAGGGCCATGATCGGCTGGCCAAGTGGTTCGCCAGCTTCTCCGAGCGGCCGTCCATGAAGGCGACCTTCCCGACGGCCTGA
- a CDS encoding D-amino acid dehydrogenase, whose product MKTVILGGGVIGVTTAHYLAGAGHEVVVIERQPATGLETSFANAGEVSPGYSAPWAAPGVPVKALKWLAMKHGPLVVRPHADPAQWRWMAEMLMNCTEARYRINKARMVALAEYSRDCLIALRAETGIAYDERARGTLQMFRTQKDLDGSAKDIAVLKESGVPFEVLDRAGVVAAEPALGLVSDKITGGLRLPNDETGDCHMFTQRLAELARERGVRFMQSLAIHRLVNEGDRIAAVETSEGKVTGDRYVVALGSYSPLLMKTVGIRVPVYPVKGYSLTLPITDETAAPVSTVMDETYKIAITRLGDRIRVGGTAELDGYNLSLRDGRRRALEHSVGDLFPRGGDLSAASFWAGLRPMTPDGTPLIGATRYRNLHLNTGHGTLGWTMACGSGRLMADLLSGRAPDIDPAPYGIGRGH is encoded by the coding sequence ATGAAGACGGTCATTCTTGGCGGCGGCGTGATCGGCGTGACCACCGCCCATTATCTGGCCGGTGCCGGTCACGAGGTGGTTGTCATCGAGCGCCAGCCGGCGACCGGCCTTGAGACGAGCTTTGCCAATGCCGGCGAGGTGTCTCCCGGCTATTCCGCGCCCTGGGCGGCGCCGGGCGTGCCCGTGAAAGCGCTGAAATGGCTGGCCATGAAACACGGCCCGCTGGTCGTTCGCCCCCATGCCGATCCCGCCCAATGGCGCTGGATGGCCGAGATGCTGATGAACTGCACCGAGGCCCGCTATCGGATCAACAAGGCCCGGATGGTGGCCCTTGCCGAATATAGCCGCGACTGCCTGATCGCCCTGCGTGCGGAGACCGGCATCGCCTATGACGAACGGGCGCGCGGCACGCTGCAGATGTTCCGGACCCAGAAGGACCTCGATGGCAGCGCCAAGGACATTGCCGTGCTGAAGGAGTCCGGGGTTCCCTTCGAGGTGCTTGATCGCGCGGGCGTTGTCGCCGCTGAACCGGCGCTGGGGCTGGTCAGCGACAAGATCACCGGCGGGTTGCGGCTGCCCAATGACGAGACCGGCGACTGCCACATGTTCACACAGCGGCTGGCGGAACTCGCCAGGGAGCGGGGTGTCCGCTTCATGCAAAGCCTGGCCATCCACCGTCTGGTCAATGAGGGTGACCGCATTGCGGCCGTCGAGACGAGCGAAGGCAAGGTGACAGGCGACCGCTATGTCGTCGCCCTCGGCAGCTATTCGCCGCTGCTCATGAAGACGGTCGGCATCCGGGTCCCTGTCTATCCGGTCAAGGGCTATTCACTGACGCTGCCGATCACCGACGAGACGGCGGCGCCTGTCTCAACGGTGATGGACGAGACCTACAAGATCGCCATCACCCGGCTCGGCGACCGGATCCGCGTCGGCGGGACGGCGGAACTCGATGGCTACAATCTGTCGCTGAGGGATGGCCGGCGCCGGGCGCTGGAACATTCGGTCGGCGATCTGTTTCCGCGGGGCGGCGACCTCTCCGCCGCGAGCTTCTGGGCGGGGCTCCGGCCGATGACGCCGGACGGCACGCCGCTGATCGGCGCCACGCGCTACCGCAATCTCCACCTGAACACGGGACATGGGACGCTTGGCTGGACGATGGCCTGTGGATCGGGACGGCTGATGGCCGACCTCCTGTCGGGCAGGGCGCCCGACATCGATCCCGCGCCCTATGGCATCGGTCGCGGTCACTGA
- a CDS encoding Lrp/AsnC family transcriptional regulator encodes MRLTLDAIDHRIIQHLRADGRMSNADLAAAVGLSPSACLRRVRLLEESGTIRGYTALIDENRTGNQAVVIAQITLERQTEDYLNRFEAAIRKCPEVRKCDLMTGMSDYLVRVEIPSAADYERVHKDILSRLPGVSRIHSSFAIRSVL; translated from the coding sequence ATGCGTCTCACCCTCGACGCCATCGACCACCGCATCATCCAGCACCTGCGCGCGGATGGCCGCATGTCCAATGCGGACCTCGCGGCTGCCGTCGGGCTCTCGCCGTCAGCCTGTCTGCGGCGCGTCCGCCTGCTGGAGGAAAGCGGCACGATACGCGGCTATACCGCTCTCATCGACGAGAACCGCACCGGCAATCAGGCGGTGGTCATTGCCCAGATCACGCTGGAGCGGCAGACCGAGGACTATCTGAACCGTTTCGAGGCAGCGATCCGCAAATGCCCCGAGGTCCGCAAATGCGATCTGATGACCGGCATGTCCGACTATCTCGTGCGGGTCGAAATTCCGAGTGCCGCCGACTATGAGCGGGTCCACAAGGACATTCTCTCGCGTCTGCCGGGCGTTTCCCGCATCCATTCCAGCTTCGCGATCCGCAGCGTTCTCTAG
- a CDS encoding Rossmann-fold NAD(P)-binding domain-containing protein, which translates to MNVLIFGASGMVGQGALRECLGDPSVTAVTIVVRSPTGQSHAKLREVILQDLNAIGTIAADLTGFDACFFTVGVTSVGLSEADYTRLTYDLTLTVAGALAPLNPQMTFLYVTGQGADSSEKGRIMWARVKGRTENALRRLPFKAAYAFRPAAIQPLHGIRSKTGWYQALYSATMPLYPLLLRLFPGYVTTTEQLGKAMIAVARNGYAKPVLESSDINTVV; encoded by the coding sequence ATGAACGTTCTCATCTTCGGCGCCTCCGGCATGGTCGGTCAGGGCGCGCTGCGCGAATGTTTGGGCGACCCGTCGGTCACGGCCGTCACCATCGTCGTGCGCAGCCCCACGGGACAGAGCCACGCGAAGCTCCGCGAGGTCATCCTCCAGGACCTCAATGCCATCGGCACGATCGCGGCCGACCTCACAGGCTTCGATGCGTGCTTCTTCACGGTGGGCGTGACATCGGTCGGCCTGTCGGAGGCCGACTATACCCGCCTCACCTACGACCTCACCCTGACGGTTGCCGGCGCCCTTGCGCCGCTCAATCCCCAGATGACCTTTCTCTATGTGACCGGCCAGGGCGCGGATTCGAGCGAAAAAGGCCGGATCATGTGGGCGAGGGTCAAGGGACGGACGGAGAATGCCCTGCGGCGCCTGCCGTTCAAGGCAGCCTATGCGTTCCGGCCGGCAGCCATCCAGCCACTTCACGGCATCCGGTCCAAGACCGGCTGGTACCAGGCGCTCTACTCCGCCACCATGCCGCTCTATCCGCTGCTGTTGCGCCTTTTTCCCGGCTACGTCACCACGACGGAGCAACTCGGCAAGGCGATGATCGCGGTGGCCCGCAATGGCTACGCCAAACCGGTGCTCGAAAGCTCCGACATCAACACGGTGGTCTGA
- a CDS encoding nuclear transport factor 2 family protein, whose product MPTLEERIQRLEDIEAIRHLKARYARYADEKYTDDHQRKPQAELDRLADLQAGLFTEDAIWDAGEHFGVCNGRDEIHAFVRKGAWSFAMHYFLNPQIDIHGDTATGHWMLWQACTLTAGDTPCWMAAIEDDEYRRTPEGWLMSRMTFTLKFMTRFDVPWTQVKNLPFHLQTHG is encoded by the coding sequence ATGCCGACACTTGAGGAGCGCATCCAGCGCCTGGAAGATATCGAGGCGATCCGGCACCTCAAGGCGCGCTATGCCCGCTATGCCGACGAGAAGTACACGGACGACCATCAGAGGAAACCCCAGGCGGAACTGGACCGCCTGGCCGATCTCCAGGCCGGGCTGTTCACCGAGGATGCGATCTGGGATGCCGGCGAGCATTTCGGCGTGTGCAACGGCCGCGACGAGATCCATGCCTTCGTCCGAAAGGGCGCATGGTCGTTTGCCATGCACTATTTCCTCAATCCGCAGATCGACATCCACGGCGACACGGCAACGGGCCACTGGATGCTCTGGCAGGCCTGCACGCTGACCGCCGGCGACACGCCGTGCTGGATGGCGGCGATCGAGGATGACGAGTACCGGCGCACGCCGGAAGGCTGGCTGATGAGCCGGATGACCTTCACGCTGAAGTTCATGACCCGCTTCGACGTGCCGTGGACGCAGGTGAAGAACCTGCCGTTCCACCTGCAGACGCACGGCTGA
- a CDS encoding polysaccharide deacetylase family protein yields the protein MHDMSIRWPNGARCAVMLTFDFDAETLWTARDPDNVHRPGVLSQGRYGAKVGVPKILDTLRDEGIRSTFFVPGWTAENHTDRVEMILKDGHEVAHHSYSHKWVSGDPAAEIEEMEKGLEALKRTVGVVPKGYRSPAGEVSVGLFKLLQKHNFLYDSSLMDDINPYRHTLPDGSKGPIELPWHWSLDDAPFTLFSAKTPRPIFTNEHMLSVYKEEFREIYKWGGLFDMIFHPQFGGRPSRIALIRELIAFIRTFPGVWFATGTEVAEAWSKEYEKA from the coding sequence ATGCATGACATGAGCATCCGCTGGCCGAACGGCGCCCGCTGCGCCGTCATGCTGACCTTCGACTTCGACGCCGAGACGCTGTGGACCGCGCGCGACCCGGACAATGTCCATCGACCCGGTGTGCTGAGCCAGGGCCGCTACGGCGCCAAGGTCGGCGTGCCGAAGATCCTCGACACGCTGCGCGACGAAGGCATCAGGAGCACGTTCTTCGTGCCGGGCTGGACCGCCGAGAACCACACCGACCGGGTCGAGATGATCCTGAAGGACGGCCACGAGGTCGCCCACCATTCCTATTCCCACAAATGGGTCTCGGGCGATCCGGCCGCCGAGATCGAGGAGATGGAGAAGGGGCTCGAGGCCCTGAAGCGCACCGTCGGCGTGGTGCCGAAAGGCTATCGCTCGCCGGCCGGCGAAGTCTCGGTCGGGCTGTTCAAGCTCCTGCAGAAGCACAATTTTCTCTACGATTCCTCGCTGATGGATGACATCAATCCCTATCGGCACACCCTGCCGGACGGGTCAAAAGGGCCGATCGAACTGCCCTGGCACTGGAGCCTGGACGACGCGCCGTTCACGCTGTTCTCGGCCAAGACGCCGCGCCCGATCTTCACCAACGAGCACATGCTGTCGGTCTACAAGGAAGAGTTCCGCGAGATCTACAAGTGGGGTGGTCTGTTCGACATGATCTTCCACCCGCAGTTCGGCGGCAGGCCGAGCCGCATCGCGCTGATCCGCGAACTCATCGCCTTCATCCGGACGTTCCCGGGCGTCTGGTTCGCCACCGGCACTGAAGTCGCCGAGGCATGGTCGAAGGAATACGAGAAGGCCTGA
- a CDS encoding SDR family NAD(P)-dependent oxidoreductase translates to MPDPTRFAGKVAIVTGAARGIGAGVAERFAADGAKVLLVDLLPEVLETAARLGQVGLVKSVTDRDAGETIAQAALKAFGRIDFLINNAGIGGSKRLLDSDDALIDRFLDTNLGSMLRITRSIVPHLPKPGGRIVNLSSIFGITGYPGTTAYAVAKAGVAQFTRQLAGELAPDGILVNAVAPGLIETPMTSGHLQNALYTRLMVEGTPVERLGQPADIAGPIAFFCSDDAAFVTGVVMPVDGGFLAARHGRI, encoded by the coding sequence TTGCCTGATCCGACACGGTTTGCCGGCAAGGTTGCCATCGTCACCGGAGCCGCCCGCGGTATCGGGGCGGGGGTGGCCGAACGCTTCGCCGCCGATGGCGCCAAGGTGCTGCTGGTCGATCTGCTGCCCGAAGTGCTGGAGACCGCGGCCCGCCTCGGCCAGGTCGGTCTCGTGAAGAGCGTCACCGACCGCGATGCCGGCGAGACCATTGCTCAGGCGGCCCTCAAGGCCTTCGGCCGCATCGACTTTCTGATCAACAATGCAGGGATCGGCGGGTCCAAGCGGCTACTTGATTCCGACGATGCGCTGATCGACCGGTTCCTCGACACCAATCTTGGATCCATGCTCAGGATCACCCGGTCGATCGTGCCGCATTTGCCGAAGCCGGGCGGGCGGATCGTCAACCTGTCGTCGATCTTCGGCATCACCGGCTATCCCGGCACCACGGCCTATGCGGTCGCCAAGGCCGGCGTTGCGCAGTTCACCCGCCAGCTGGCCGGTGAGCTCGCGCCAGACGGCATTCTCGTCAACGCGGTGGCACCGGGGCTGATCGAGACGCCGATGACCTCAGGCCACCTCCAGAACGCGCTCTATACCCGCCTCATGGTCGAGGGGACGCCAGTCGAGCGGCTGGGACAGCCAGCCGACATTGCCGGCCCCATCGCCTTCTTCTGTTCCGACGATGCCGCCTTCGTCACCGGCGTCGTCATGCCCGTCGATGGCGGGTTCCTTGCCGCACGCCACGGCCGCATCTGA
- a CDS encoding SDR family NAD(P)-dependent oxidoreductase, with the protein MSDRTMSDRFTGKVAAVTGAAGALGRATAISLAAEGARVLLFDRDEAGLKATAEHCPGSIIVIGNSASAADVERASKVARDRLGPVELLVVAAGMVGPARNAVDVTEAEFDEVFAVNVKGSWLAAKYFIPQMREIGRGSVVLFSSTAGMEGSPVLSIYSASKGAVTLLTKSLALNHATENIRVNCVCPGTIDSPMNDRAIAQAGDAAAQAARARFQMSKHPMNRFGKPQEVANSVLFLLSDAATYTTGVALPVDGGRLA; encoded by the coding sequence ATGAGTGACCGGACCATGAGTGACCGTTTCACCGGCAAGGTTGCAGCCGTCACGGGGGCTGCCGGCGCGCTTGGCCGGGCGACCGCCATCTCGCTGGCGGCAGAGGGCGCCAGGGTCCTGCTGTTCGACCGCGACGAGGCGGGGCTGAAGGCGACAGCCGAGCATTGCCCGGGATCGATCATTGTCATTGGCAATTCGGCCTCCGCCGCCGATGTCGAGCGGGCGTCGAAGGTTGCCCGCGACCGGCTGGGTCCGGTGGAGCTGCTGGTCGTCGCCGCCGGAATGGTCGGACCGGCGCGCAACGCCGTCGACGTGACCGAGGCCGAGTTCGACGAGGTCTTCGCGGTCAACGTCAAGGGCTCCTGGCTCGCCGCCAAATACTTCATCCCGCAGATGCGCGAGATCGGGCGCGGCTCGGTGGTGCTGTTTTCCTCGACCGCCGGCATGGAGGGCTCGCCGGTGCTCTCGATCTATTCGGCGAGCAAGGGCGCGGTGACGCTGCTCACCAAGAGCCTGGCGCTCAACCACGCGACCGAGAACATCCGGGTGAACTGCGTCTGCCCCGGCACGATCGACAGCCCCATGAACGACCGCGCCATCGCCCAGGCGGGCGATGCGGCGGCCCAGGCGGCGCGCGCGCGGTTCCAGATGTCGAAGCACCCGATGAACAGGTTCGGCAAGCCGCAGGAAGTGGCCAATTCCGTGCTGTTCCTGCTGAGCGATGCCGCGACCTATACAACTGGCGTGGCCTTGCCCGTCGATGGAGGCCGTCTTGCCTGA
- a CDS encoding ABC transporter ATP-binding protein: MLKVDNLVAGYGRTRILHGVNLHVPKGGLVALLGGNGTGKSTTLKAIVGLVKPEEGQVLLDGQPIDAIPAEKRAAMGLSMVPQGKEVFAAMSVEENLLMGAYHRRKDRAGIAADLESVYGRFKRLRERRKVNAGMLSGGERQMLSIGRSLMARPTMLLLDEPSAALAPRIVEEIAEAILGLRELGLTLLLVEQNVGMALDIADYIYVIRGGRIAYERTVGDGIAMEELQEFYLGGKDHE, from the coding sequence GTGCTCAAGGTTGACAACCTCGTCGCCGGCTATGGCCGCACCCGCATCCTGCATGGCGTCAACCTGCATGTGCCGAAGGGCGGGCTCGTGGCCCTGCTCGGCGGCAATGGCACCGGCAAGTCGACCACGCTCAAGGCGATCGTCGGCCTTGTGAAACCCGAGGAAGGGCAGGTGCTGCTCGACGGTCAGCCGATCGATGCCATTCCGGCCGAGAAGCGGGCCGCCATGGGCCTCTCGATGGTGCCGCAGGGCAAGGAGGTCTTCGCCGCGATGAGCGTCGAGGAGAACCTGCTCATGGGCGCCTATCACCGCCGCAAGGACCGGGCCGGGATCGCCGCCGATCTGGAGAGCGTCTATGGGCGGTTCAAGCGCCTGCGCGAGCGGCGAAAGGTCAATGCCGGCATGCTCTCCGGTGGCGAGCGCCAGATGCTGTCGATCGGGCGGTCGCTGATGGCGAGGCCCACCATGCTGCTGCTCGACGAGCCCTCGGCGGCGCTGGCGCCGCGCATTGTCGAGGAGATCGCCGAGGCGATCCTCGGCCTCCGCGAGCTCGGGCTCACGCTGCTGCTGGTCGAGCAGAATGTCGGCATGGCGCTCGATATCGCGGACTACATCTACGTGATCCGCGGTGGGCGCATCGCCTACGAGCGCACCGTCGGCGATGGCATCGCCATGGAAGAGCTCCAGGAATTCTATCTGGGAGGCAAGGACCATGAGTGA
- a CDS encoding ABC transporter ATP-binding protein, translating to MSTPILEARGITRRFGGVVAVNDVNLVVGKGQIVGLIGPNGSGKSTMVNLVTGELNPDEGQFLFEGQDITGLPTYRRARAGMARSFQLLRLFTSLSVEDNLLLAHHMRMKTGIVDSILGRASGLAEEQAARRRARELLAWFDLEAFADKPASELSIGQQRMVELARGMMSEPTLFVLDEPAAGLSPPNVDKLILLIRRLRDEFGMSILLVEHVMRVVRDLCDHVVVLDSGVKIAEGKPDAVVKDPVVVEAYIGSGWKRRAQG from the coding sequence ATGAGCACCCCCATCCTCGAGGCCCGCGGCATCACCAGGCGCTTCGGCGGCGTCGTCGCCGTCAACGACGTGAACCTCGTGGTCGGCAAGGGCCAGATCGTCGGGCTGATCGGGCCGAACGGCTCGGGCAAGTCGACCATGGTCAATCTGGTCACCGGGGAGCTCAATCCGGACGAGGGCCAGTTCCTGTTCGAGGGCCAGGACATCACGGGCCTGCCGACCTATCGGCGGGCGCGCGCCGGCATGGCGCGGTCGTTCCAGTTGCTCCGCCTGTTCACGTCGCTGAGTGTGGAGGACAATCTCCTGCTCGCCCACCACATGCGCATGAAGACGGGGATCGTGGATTCGATCCTGGGGCGGGCGTCGGGGCTCGCCGAAGAACAGGCCGCGCGCCGCAGGGCCCGCGAACTGCTCGCCTGGTTCGACCTGGAGGCCTTCGCCGACAAGCCGGCCTCCGAGCTGTCGATCGGCCAGCAACGCATGGTGGAGCTTGCCCGCGGCATGATGAGCGAGCCGACCCTGTTCGTGCTCGACGAGCCGGCCGCCGGCCTGTCGCCGCCCAATGTCGACAAGCTGATCCTGCTGATCCGGCGCCTGCGCGACGAATTCGGCATGAGCATCCTGCTGGTCGAACATGTGATGCGCGTGGTGCGCGATCTCTGCGACCACGTCGTGGTGCTCGATTCCGGCGTCAAGATCGCCGAGGGCAAGCCCGACGCGGTGGTGAAGGATCCGGTCGTCGTGGAGGCCTATATCGGTTCGGGATGGAAACGCCGTGCTCAAGGTTGA